The Pyrococcus kukulkanii genome contains a region encoding:
- a CDS encoding formate--phosphoribosylaminoimidazolecarboxamide ligase family protein, with protein MISREQILEVLEKYDKDKITVGVIGSHSALDIADGAKEEGLPTLVVAQKGRHLTYAKYFKLRKTRDGLVKGFIDEVIVLDKFAQIIDIQDELRKRNVIFVPNRSFVVYTGIDKVENEFLVPMFGTRSLLRTEERSEEKSYYWLLEKAGLPYPEEVKPEEIDEVGLVIVKLPHAKKRLERGFFTAASYKEFEEKSEKLIRLGIITKEDLEKARIEKYIIGPVFNFDFFYSPIDEEIELLGIDWRFETSLDGHVRLPAAQQLTLPEWQFEPEYTVCGHASSTLRESLLEKVFKMAEKYVEATKKYYPPGIIGPFTLQTAVDKDLNFYIYDVAPRTGGGTNIHMAMGHPYGNSLWRKPMSTGRRIALEIKRAIALDELEKVVT; from the coding sequence ATGATAAGCAGGGAGCAGATTCTCGAAGTTTTGGAGAAGTATGATAAGGATAAGATAACCGTTGGGGTTATCGGAAGTCACTCAGCCTTGGATATAGCGGATGGAGCAAAGGAGGAGGGTCTCCCTACTTTAGTTGTCGCCCAGAAAGGTAGGCACCTCACATACGCGAAGTACTTCAAGCTGAGGAAAACCCGCGACGGGTTAGTTAAGGGATTTATTGACGAAGTAATAGTTCTAGACAAGTTCGCCCAGATAATTGACATCCAGGATGAGTTAAGAAAGAGGAATGTCATATTCGTTCCAAACCGTTCCTTCGTGGTTTATACTGGAATAGACAAAGTGGAGAATGAATTCCTAGTCCCAATGTTCGGGACGAGGTCACTTCTCAGGACGGAGGAGAGGAGTGAGGAGAAAAGCTACTACTGGTTGCTTGAAAAGGCCGGGCTTCCCTACCCCGAGGAAGTAAAGCCAGAGGAAATAGATGAGGTTGGCCTTGTTATAGTCAAGCTGCCCCACGCAAAAAAGAGGCTTGAGAGGGGATTCTTCACGGCCGCAAGCTACAAGGAGTTCGAGGAGAAGAGCGAGAAGTTGATAAGGCTTGGAATTATAACAAAGGAAGACCTAGAGAAGGCGAGGATAGAGAAGTACATAATTGGGCCGGTCTTCAATTTCGACTTCTTCTACTCACCCATAGATGAAGAGATAGAGTTACTAGGAATAGACTGGAGGTTCGAGACGAGCTTGGACGGCCACGTAAGGTTGCCCGCAGCCCAGCAGCTAACTTTACCTGAATGGCAGTTCGAACCGGAATACACCGTTTGCGGCCACGCATCCTCGACCTTAAGGGAGAGTCTGCTGGAGAAAGTGTTCAAGATGGCAGAGAAGTACGTTGAAGCAACGAAGAAGTATTATCCCCCAGGGATAATTGGTCCATTTACACTGCAAACTGCAGTTGACAAAGACCTAAACTTCTACATCTACGATGTTGCACCAAGAACCGGAGGAGGAACGAACATCCACATGGCCATGGGGCATCCTTATGGGAATTCATTATGGAGGAAGCCTATGAGCACGGGGAGGAGGATTGCATTGGAGATAAAGAGAGCTATTGCACTTGATGAGCTTGAAAAAGTTGTGACATAA
- the purD gene encoding phosphoribosylamine--glycine ligase: protein MRILLVGGGGREHAIGEALIKGGAELYVVSKHKNPGLARIAREYGLAKETDISKIVEFAKKWGVELAFIGPEAPLEAGIVNALEEEGVPAVGPTREAARLETNKAWAREFMERNKIPGRKLFRVFDDIEEMKAWIDEYGRPVVVKPLGLTGGKGVKVVGYQLRDNEEAKAYAEQLIKKDGKVLIEERTDGVEFTFQVFSDGKKVYPMPLAQDYPHAYENDEGPITGGMGSYSCPNHLLPFVTNEDWEKALETLQKTIDAMRKEGYPYKGILYGQFMLSKDGPVIIEYNARFGDPEAINVLSILEDNLVEIAQGIIDENLKNVRFANKATVVKYIAPQGYPVNPVRGVKVEINEEAIEEEGAKLIFASIDESYTLLGSRALAVVGIADSVEEAEKIAESAVKHVKGPIFYRRDVGRKESIEKRIKIMKELGKEFEPNSC, encoded by the coding sequence ATGAGGATTCTCCTAGTTGGCGGAGGTGGAAGGGAACACGCAATAGGTGAAGCCCTCATTAAAGGCGGAGCAGAGCTATATGTTGTATCGAAGCACAAGAATCCTGGGCTCGCTAGAATTGCCAGGGAGTACGGGCTCGCCAAAGAAACCGATATAAGTAAAATTGTAGAGTTCGCGAAGAAGTGGGGAGTTGAGTTAGCGTTCATAGGGCCCGAAGCTCCCCTCGAGGCCGGAATAGTTAATGCCCTTGAAGAGGAGGGAGTTCCAGCGGTGGGACCGACAAGGGAGGCAGCAAGGTTAGAGACCAATAAGGCCTGGGCAAGGGAGTTCATGGAAAGGAACAAGATTCCGGGGAGGAAACTGTTCAGAGTATTCGATGATATCGAGGAGATGAAGGCATGGATAGACGAGTACGGGAGGCCAGTGGTAGTTAAGCCCTTGGGCCTTACAGGCGGGAAAGGTGTCAAGGTGGTCGGCTATCAACTCAGGGATAACGAAGAGGCAAAGGCCTATGCCGAGCAGCTGATAAAGAAGGATGGGAAAGTCCTAATAGAGGAGAGAACAGATGGGGTTGAGTTCACATTCCAAGTCTTCAGCGATGGGAAGAAAGTTTACCCAATGCCTTTAGCCCAGGACTACCCTCACGCTTACGAGAACGATGAAGGGCCAATAACAGGAGGAATGGGCTCATATTCATGCCCAAACCATCTGTTGCCCTTCGTCACCAATGAGGATTGGGAAAAGGCTCTAGAAACCCTTCAAAAAACGATAGATGCTATGAGAAAAGAGGGCTATCCGTACAAGGGAATCCTCTACGGCCAGTTCATGCTCTCAAAGGATGGACCGGTGATAATAGAGTACAACGCAAGGTTTGGGGATCCAGAGGCGATAAACGTTCTCTCAATTTTAGAAGATAACTTAGTTGAAATAGCCCAGGGAATAATAGATGAAAACCTAAAAAACGTGAGATTTGCCAACAAGGCCACTGTCGTCAAGTACATAGCGCCCCAGGGTTATCCCGTGAATCCAGTTAGAGGAGTAAAAGTTGAAATAAATGAGGAGGCAATAGAAGAGGAAGGGGCAAAGCTAATATTCGCCTCAATCGATGAGAGCTACACCCTTCTAGGTTCAAGGGCATTGGCGGTTGTCGGGATTGCGGATAGCGTAGAAGAAGCAGAGAAAATTGCCGAGAGTGCGGTAAAGCATGTAAAAGGACCCATATTTTATAGGAGAGATGTTGGGAGGAAGGAGAGCATAGAGAAGAGGATTAAAATTATGAAGGAATTGGGAAAAGAGTTCGAGCCAAATTCCTGTTGA
- a CDS encoding 5-(carboxyamino)imidazole ribonucleotide synthase: MIIGIIGGGQLAKMMAQEARKLGLGVAVLDPQEECSACGLADYKITGSFMDGEKIRKLAEISDVLTYDIEHVDVETLKELEEEGYQVHPSPRILQIIQDKLVQMETMKRAGIPVPKFVKADKDELEEKAREFGFPLVQKTRRGGYDGKGVVIIRDEHELTKLLPADSMLQEFVRIEKEIAVMVARDQYGNVEVYPVVEMVFNEANILDFLVAPAKIPDEKAKEAQEIAIKVVEALDGVGIFGIEMFLSEDGRILLNEIAPRPHNSGHYTIEACLTSQFEQHIRAITGLPLGSSELLIPAVMFNILGKGYGKPRVVGLKEALSYPGVYVHIYGKPLVRPLRKMGHVTVVNRNLDKALEIVHKVKEIIKVVGDGS, from the coding sequence ATGATAATTGGAATAATCGGCGGTGGGCAGTTAGCCAAGATGATGGCCCAAGAAGCAAGAAAGCTTGGCCTTGGCGTAGCTGTCCTCGATCCCCAGGAAGAGTGCTCTGCATGTGGGTTAGCAGATTATAAAATAACTGGGAGCTTCATGGATGGCGAAAAAATAAGGAAGCTTGCCGAAATTTCAGACGTTTTAACGTACGATATAGAGCACGTTGACGTTGAAACGCTTAAGGAGCTTGAGGAAGAGGGGTATCAAGTGCATCCTTCTCCAAGAATTCTGCAGATAATTCAAGACAAGCTTGTGCAGATGGAAACTATGAAGAGGGCAGGAATTCCAGTCCCCAAGTTCGTTAAAGCTGATAAGGACGAGCTAGAGGAGAAGGCTAGAGAGTTTGGCTTTCCATTGGTTCAGAAAACTAGAAGGGGAGGGTACGACGGCAAAGGCGTCGTGATAATTAGGGATGAACATGAACTTACCAAACTCCTTCCCGCCGATTCAATGCTCCAGGAGTTCGTAAGGATAGAGAAGGAAATAGCGGTTATGGTAGCTAGGGATCAATACGGGAACGTTGAAGTCTACCCGGTTGTGGAGATGGTCTTTAACGAGGCAAATATTCTTGACTTTTTAGTTGCCCCAGCAAAGATTCCTGATGAGAAGGCAAAAGAAGCTCAAGAGATAGCGATAAAGGTTGTGGAAGCTTTAGATGGAGTTGGAATATTCGGGATAGAGATGTTTCTCTCGGAGGATGGCAGAATACTCCTCAACGAAATAGCCCCAAGACCCCATAACTCTGGCCACTACACTATCGAAGCCTGCTTAACAAGTCAGTTTGAGCAACATATAAGGGCGATAACTGGTCTTCCATTGGGTAGCTCAGAGCTTTTAATTCCCGCCGTGATGTTCAACATCCTGGGTAAAGGGTACGGAAAGCCTAGGGTTGTTGGATTGAAAGAGGCTTTGAGTTATCCTGGGGTCTATGTTCATATCTATGGTAAACCACTGGTAAGGCCTCTAAGGAAGATGGGACACGTTACCGTCGTTAATAGAAATTTGGACAAAGCCTTGGAGATTGTCCACAAGGTTAAAGAAATAATTAAGGTGGTTGGAGATGGCTCCTAA
- the purE gene encoding 5-(carboxyamino)imidazole ribonucleotide mutase, with the protein MAPKVGIIMGSDSDLPVMKEAAKILEEFGVEYEITIVSAHRTPERMYEYAKRARERGIEVIIAGAGGAAHLPGMTASITTLPVIGVPVKSRALNGLDSLLSIVQMPAGVPVATVAINNAKNAALLALRILSIKYPEIAEKLEKYMEDMRRTVEEKAKRLEEVGWAKYLGEDD; encoded by the coding sequence ATGGCTCCTAAGGTTGGAATTATAATGGGTAGTGATTCTGATCTACCAGTTATGAAGGAAGCAGCTAAGATCCTTGAAGAGTTTGGCGTTGAGTACGAGATAACGATAGTTTCAGCACACAGAACTCCTGAGAGGATGTACGAGTACGCAAAGAGGGCAAGGGAAAGGGGTATTGAAGTTATAATCGCAGGTGCAGGTGGAGCAGCCCATCTCCCAGGAATGACAGCTTCGATAACAACTCTTCCAGTAATAGGGGTTCCGGTTAAGAGTAGAGCGTTGAACGGTTTAGATTCTTTGTTGTCAATAGTTCAGATGCCAGCAGGAGTCCCCGTGGCTACCGTGGCTATAAACAATGCAAAGAACGCAGCTCTACTTGCCCTAAGGATACTCTCTATAAAATACCCAGAGATAGCGGAAAAACTTGAGAAGTATATGGAAGATATGAGGAGAACTGTTGAGGAAAAAGCTAAGAGGCTTGAGGAAGTTGGATGGGCAAAATACCTCGGAGAAGATGATTAA
- the purT gene encoding phosphoribosylglycinamide formyltransferase 2 — translation MIKLRDELGTATTDSAQKILLLGSGELGKEIAIEAQRLGVEVVAVDRYANAPAMQVAHRSYVGNMKDKDFLWSVVEREKPDAIIPEIEAINLDALFEFEKEGYFVVPNAKATWIAMHRERLRETLVKEAKVPTSRYMYATTLDELYEACEKIGYPCHTKAIMSSSGKGSYFVKGPEDIPKAWEEAKTKARGSAEKIIVEEHIDFDVEITELAVRHFDENGEIVTTFPKPVGHYQIEGDYHASWQPAEISEKAEREVYRIAKRITDVLGGLGLFGVEMFVKGDKVWANEVSPRPHDTGMVTLASHPPGFSEFALHLRAVLGLPIPGEWVNGYRLFPLLTPAATHVIKAKVSGYSPRFRGLVKALSVPNTTVRFFGKPEAYPGRRLGVVLAWDKDVQEAKKKAEMVAHMIELRTRSSEWHSQDYEKRKHLL, via the coding sequence ATGATCAAGCTTAGGGACGAACTTGGTACCGCAACTACCGATTCAGCCCAGAAAATTCTCCTCTTAGGGAGTGGCGAGCTTGGTAAGGAGATAGCTATTGAGGCACAACGTCTGGGTGTGGAGGTTGTTGCGGTCGATAGGTACGCTAACGCTCCAGCCATGCAAGTCGCCCACAGGAGCTACGTTGGTAACATGAAAGATAAGGACTTCCTCTGGAGCGTTGTTGAGAGAGAAAAGCCCGATGCAATAATCCCGGAGATCGAGGCAATAAACCTCGATGCACTGTTCGAGTTCGAAAAGGAAGGCTACTTTGTCGTTCCCAATGCGAAGGCCACTTGGATTGCGATGCACAGGGAGAGGCTTAGGGAGACCCTAGTTAAGGAGGCGAAAGTTCCAACTTCAAGGTACATGTATGCTACAACCTTAGACGAGCTTTACGAGGCTTGCGAAAAGATTGGCTATCCCTGCCACACTAAGGCCATAATGAGTTCCTCCGGTAAGGGTTCGTACTTCGTTAAGGGCCCCGAGGATATACCAAAGGCCTGGGAGGAAGCTAAAACAAAAGCTAGAGGGAGCGCTGAGAAAATTATCGTTGAGGAGCACATAGACTTTGACGTGGAGATTACGGAGCTTGCCGTGAGGCACTTCGATGAGAACGGTGAAATCGTTACAACATTCCCAAAGCCGGTAGGTCACTACCAGATTGAAGGGGATTATCATGCAAGCTGGCAGCCGGCGGAGATAAGTGAGAAGGCTGAGAGAGAAGTATACAGGATAGCAAAGAGGATAACCGACGTTTTGGGAGGTCTCGGACTCTTTGGCGTTGAGATGTTCGTTAAGGGGGACAAAGTTTGGGCAAATGAAGTTTCGCCTAGGCCTCATGACACGGGCATGGTTACCTTAGCCTCCCATCCCCCAGGATTCTCGGAGTTTGCCCTCCACTTGAGGGCCGTCCTTGGCCTCCCAATTCCTGGGGAATGGGTTAATGGTTATAGGTTATTCCCACTGCTAACTCCGGCCGCAACTCACGTGATAAAGGCTAAGGTCAGCGGTTATTCCCCAAGGTTCAGGGGGTTAGTAAAAGCCCTAAGCGTTCCCAACACGACGGTAAGATTCTTCGGAAAACCTGAGGCCTATCCTGGGAGGAGGCTTGGAGTAGTTCTTGCATGGGACAAGGATGTCCAAGAGGCAAAGAAGAAGGCGGAGATGGTTGCCCATATGATTGAGTTAAGAACTAGATCCTCGGAGTGGCACTCCCAGGATTATGAAAAGAGAAAACACCTTCTTTGA
- the leuS gene encoding leucine--tRNA ligase: MPELDFKAIEEKWQKRWLEEKVFEPNIRDKPKEKKFFITVAFPYLSGHLHVGHARTYTIPDVIARFKRMQGYNVLFPMGWHITGSPIVGIAERIKNRDPHTIWIYRDVYKVPEDVLWTFEDPINIVKYFMKAAKETFIRAGFSVDWSREFHTTSLFPPFSKFIEWQFYKLKEKGYIVKGSHRVRWDPVVGTPLGDHDLVDGEDVPILDYVIIKFELKENGETVYLPAATLRPETVYGVTNMWINPEATYVKAKVKRGDKVETWIVSKEAAYKLSFQDREIEVIEEFKGEKLVGKYVRNPVTSDEVIILPAEFVDPDNATGVVMSVPAHAPFDHVALEDLKRETEILLKYDIDPRVVEEITYISLIKLEGYGEFPAVEEVQKLGIKSQKDKEKLEQATKTIYKAEYHKGIFKIPPYEGKPVQEVKELVAKDMMEKGIAEIMYEFADKNVISRFGNRAVVKIIHDQWFIDYGNPEWKEKAREALKRMKIYPETRRAQFEAVIDWLDKKACARKVGLGTPLPWDPEWVIESLSDSTIYMAYYTISRHINKLREEGKLDPEKLTPEFFDYIFLEEFNEEKEKELEKKTGIPAKIIHEMKEEFEYWYPLDWRCSAKDLIPNHLTFFIFNHVAIFPEKHWPKGIAVNGFGTLEGQKMSKSKGNVLNFIDAIEENGADVVRLYIMSLAEHDSDFDWRRKEVGKLRRQVERFYELISQFAEYEAKPTELKAIDKWLLHRLNRAIVETTKALEEFRTRTAVQWAFYSIMNDLRWYMRRTEGRDDGAKRFVLRTLADVWVRLMAPFTPHICEELWEKLGGEGFVSLAKWPEPVEEWWNEEVEAEEEFIKSLIEDIKEIIEVAKIENPKRAYIYTAPEWKWRVVEVVAEKKDFKSAMAELMKDPEIKKHGKEVAKIVQKLIKDRAFDVKRIDEEKALREAKEFIEKELGIEIVINPEEDKGGKKKQAMPLKPAVFVE, encoded by the coding sequence ATGCCAGAGCTAGATTTTAAGGCTATTGAGGAGAAGTGGCAGAAGCGCTGGTTGGAAGAGAAAGTCTTTGAGCCGAACATAAGGGACAAGCCCAAGGAGAAGAAGTTCTTCATAACCGTAGCGTTCCCCTACCTGTCGGGTCACCTGCACGTTGGACACGCAAGAACTTACACAATTCCAGATGTAATTGCAAGGTTCAAGAGGATGCAGGGCTACAATGTCCTGTTCCCAATGGGCTGGCATATTACTGGCTCTCCAATAGTCGGAATAGCCGAAAGGATTAAGAACCGCGACCCGCACACTATCTGGATATACAGGGACGTTTACAAGGTTCCCGAAGATGTACTGTGGACGTTCGAGGACCCAATTAACATAGTCAAGTACTTCATGAAGGCCGCAAAGGAGACGTTCATAAGGGCTGGTTTCTCCGTGGACTGGAGCAGGGAGTTCCACACCACCTCACTCTTTCCGCCATTCAGCAAGTTCATAGAGTGGCAGTTTTACAAGCTGAAAGAGAAGGGGTACATAGTTAAGGGCTCCCACAGGGTTAGGTGGGATCCTGTAGTGGGAACTCCCCTAGGAGATCACGACCTAGTTGATGGTGAAGATGTCCCAATTCTCGACTACGTGATAATCAAGTTCGAGCTGAAGGAGAATGGGGAAACGGTATATCTACCGGCAGCAACCCTCAGACCCGAAACAGTCTACGGAGTTACGAACATGTGGATAAACCCAGAGGCGACGTACGTTAAGGCGAAGGTCAAGCGCGGAGATAAAGTTGAGACGTGGATAGTCAGCAAGGAGGCAGCATACAAGCTCTCGTTCCAGGACAGGGAGATAGAAGTTATAGAGGAGTTCAAGGGCGAAAAGCTAGTTGGAAAGTACGTTAGGAATCCCGTAACTAGTGACGAGGTTATTATCCTCCCCGCGGAGTTCGTCGATCCTGACAATGCCACTGGAGTCGTCATGAGCGTTCCCGCTCATGCGCCTTTTGATCATGTGGCTTTGGAGGATCTAAAGAGGGAAACTGAGATTCTGCTCAAGTACGACATAGACCCCAGGGTAGTTGAGGAGATAACCTATATCTCCCTGATAAAGCTTGAAGGTTACGGTGAATTCCCCGCCGTTGAAGAGGTTCAAAAACTTGGAATTAAGAGCCAGAAAGACAAAGAAAAGCTTGAACAGGCTACAAAGACAATCTATAAGGCGGAGTACCACAAGGGAATCTTCAAGATCCCACCATACGAAGGCAAGCCCGTCCAAGAAGTAAAGGAGCTTGTAGCAAAGGACATGATGGAGAAGGGAATAGCGGAGATAATGTACGAGTTTGCCGACAAGAACGTGATTTCAAGGTTCGGAAACAGGGCCGTGGTAAAGATAATCCACGACCAGTGGTTCATAGACTACGGAAACCCCGAGTGGAAAGAGAAAGCGAGGGAAGCACTGAAGAGAATGAAGATATACCCGGAGACGAGAAGGGCCCAGTTCGAGGCTGTAATTGACTGGTTGGACAAGAAAGCCTGCGCGAGGAAGGTAGGTCTTGGAACTCCACTACCCTGGGATCCAGAGTGGGTAATAGAAAGTCTGAGCGACTCAACGATTTATATGGCATACTACACGATAAGCAGGCACATAAACAAGTTAAGAGAGGAGGGCAAGCTCGATCCAGAAAAGCTAACTCCAGAATTCTTCGACTACATATTCCTCGAGGAGTTCAACGAAGAAAAGGAGAAGGAGCTGGAAAAGAAGACCGGAATTCCAGCTAAAATAATCCACGAGATGAAGGAGGAGTTCGAGTACTGGTACCCATTGGACTGGCGTTGCTCTGCTAAGGATCTAATACCGAATCACCTGACGTTCTTCATATTCAACCACGTGGCAATATTCCCGGAGAAACACTGGCCTAAGGGAATCGCGGTTAATGGTTTCGGAACGCTAGAGGGCCAGAAGATGAGCAAAAGCAAGGGGAATGTGCTGAACTTCATAGATGCGATAGAGGAGAACGGGGCTGATGTGGTTAGGCTGTACATAATGAGCCTAGCGGAGCACGACAGCGACTTCGACTGGAGGAGAAAAGAGGTAGGGAAGCTAAGGAGGCAGGTTGAGAGGTTCTACGAGCTAATAAGTCAGTTCGCTGAGTATGAAGCAAAGCCGACCGAGCTGAAAGCAATTGACAAGTGGCTACTTCACAGGCTCAACAGGGCCATAGTTGAGACAACTAAGGCTCTGGAAGAGTTTAGAACTAGAACGGCAGTACAGTGGGCGTTCTACAGCATAATGAACGATCTGAGATGGTACATGAGGAGAACCGAGGGAAGAGACGATGGTGCGAAGAGGTTCGTGCTGAGAACACTGGCTGATGTTTGGGTTAGACTTATGGCACCGTTCACACCGCACATCTGCGAGGAGCTCTGGGAGAAGCTTGGTGGGGAGGGATTCGTAAGCCTAGCTAAGTGGCCAGAGCCTGTAGAGGAGTGGTGGAACGAGGAAGTAGAGGCAGAGGAAGAGTTCATCAAATCATTAATAGAGGACATCAAGGAAATAATCGAGGTTGCAAAGATAGAGAATCCTAAGAGAGCGTACATTTACACAGCCCCAGAGTGGAAGTGGCGCGTTGTGGAAGTAGTCGCTGAAAAGAAGGACTTTAAGTCTGCAATGGCTGAGCTGATGAAGGATCCAGAGATCAAGAAACATGGAAAGGAGGTTGCAAAGATAGTTCAAAAGCTGATTAAAGATAGAGCCTTTGACGTTAAGAGAATAGATGAGGAGAAAGCCCTGAGAGAGGCAAAGGAGTTCATAGAGAAAGAGCTTGGCATTGAGATAGTCATCAACCCTGAAGAAGACAAAGGAGGAAAGAAGAAGCAAGCTATGCCTCTGAAACCCGCTGTTTTTGTAGAATGA
- a CDS encoding AAA family ATPase, producing the protein MQDSVILSITLITYPGVSNLWWGKLLFEIKPKSRRKDLYDREKELKEFRDALKLGENLILILGIRRLGKSSLLNVALNESKLPYAKIDVRSLYFTFGTIPQDVLVREILESLLRSTRRFRKFRVGLERLVDSIEGIEVSGLKVRIGRKVHLIDILEKIDSWGERVIIAFDEAQYLRFSGLQYDGLIAYAIDNLPNVTFVLTGSEVGMLHDFLGLDNPKKPLFGRYAREIVLERFSRDKSIDFLIKGFSELSIDVPQDEIEDAVEKLDGIVGWLTMYGYLRGVRKLSHEEALSELLNMARSLVREELDKILSYSKRYGMILKAVSLGNERWSEIKEFVESKTGRINDAKFSILLRNLVKYGYLDKISGKYRIPDPIVREIIRRYC; encoded by the coding sequence ATGCAAGACAGTGTGATATTATCAATAACTCTTATAACTTACCCTGGGGTAAGTAACTTATGGTGGGGTAAGTTGTTATTTGAAATTAAACCCAAGAGTAGGAGAAAGGATCTGTACGATAGAGAGAAGGAGCTTAAGGAGTTTAGAGATGCCCTAAAGCTGGGAGAAAATCTTATCTTAATCTTAGGGATAAGAAGGCTCGGCAAAAGTTCCCTTTTAAATGTGGCCTTGAATGAGTCAAAACTCCCTTATGCAAAGATCGATGTTCGCTCCCTGTATTTCACATTCGGAACTATTCCCCAGGATGTGTTGGTAAGAGAGATCCTTGAATCTCTCCTAAGATCTACGCGTAGATTTAGGAAGTTTAGAGTTGGCCTAGAGAGGCTTGTGGATTCTATAGAAGGAATTGAAGTTTCGGGTCTAAAGGTTAGGATAGGGAGGAAGGTTCACTTAATTGATATCCTGGAAAAAATAGATTCCTGGGGAGAGAGGGTGATAATAGCGTTTGATGAAGCCCAATACTTGAGGTTTTCTGGCCTTCAGTACGATGGGCTGATTGCCTACGCCATAGACAACCTTCCAAACGTGACCTTCGTGCTTACGGGCTCCGAGGTAGGAATGCTACACGATTTCCTTGGTCTTGATAATCCAAAAAAGCCTCTCTTCGGCAGATATGCAAGGGAAATAGTGCTGGAAAGGTTCAGTAGAGATAAAAGCATAGATTTTCTTATTAAGGGTTTTAGTGAGCTTTCAATTGACGTGCCCCAGGATGAAATTGAAGACGCTGTAGAGAAGCTTGACGGAATCGTTGGCTGGCTAACGATGTATGGCTACCTGAGGGGAGTCAGAAAGCTCTCCCATGAGGAAGCACTTTCAGAGCTTTTGAATATGGCGAGATCTCTAGTTAGAGAGGAGTTAGACAAAATTCTATCCTACAGCAAAAGATACGGAATGATCTTGAAAGCTGTTTCATTAGGGAATGAAAGGTGGAGCGAGATAAAGGAATTTGTTGAGTCAAAAACTGGAAGAATCAATGATGCGAAGTTTTCTATTCTTCTGAGAAACTTGGTAAAGTACGGGTATTTGGACAAGATAAGCGGGAAGTATAGAATCCCGGATCCTATAGTTAGGGAAATTATTAGGAGATATTGCTGA